Genomic segment of Candidatus Cloacimonadota bacterium:
GGGCTGAATATCCCTTTGTTTGCACCAATCTCATCGATAAGCCCACCGGTAAACCGCTTGGAGGAGTGCCTTTTACGATTTTAGAAACCGGTGGTTTGCGAGTGGGGGTTTTTGGTATCACCCTGGAACTTTTGCCCGAAAAAGTGAAGGCGGAAAATGTGAGCAGTCTGCGCATTTTGCCACCCGTGGATGCCATAAACATGTATTTGGACGAGGTGGAGCGCAAAAGCGACCTCATCGTTGTCTTGAGCCATCAGGGTTTCGAAGCGGACAGTTTGATGGCGCAAAGCCTTGATCACAGGGTGGATATCATCATCGGTGGACACGACCACATCTGGAGCCAGGAACCCATCATGGTGAATGGAAAATGGCTGCTTTACAGCGGTTCACATCTTAATTGGTTGGGACACGCGGAGTTGGAAGTGGAAAACCGCCGTGTAGTTTCGCTGAAAAACCGTCTCATTCCATTGGTTTCGGAACGTGACGAATTCAAAAGCCCTTTGAACGATTTTATCGCTGAAAAGATGGAAACCATCCAAAAACAGATGAGCCGTGTGGTGGGCAATATTCCGCTTGCTTGGACTCCGGATAAATATCGTTCCACTGAGCTTTCACGCTGGATGGCACAAGCCCTAAAAGCTGAGTACCAAAATATTTACAAGCCCGAACTCGCCATCATCAACAACGGCGGTCTGCGCAAATCCCTGCCCGCGGGACCCATCACCCTACGAGATTTGAATGAACTGATTCCCTTCAACAACACTGTGACAGTCTTTTCTCTCAAAGGAAGCGATTTGCTTATCCTGGATGAAATTAACATGCTCCACGCCATCAGCAAACCTCATGATATTTGCGAGATTGCGGGTTGGGAAAAAATAGCCCATCCACAAAAAGAAGCCGGAGAGTTTGAATACCTTGTGAATGGCGAAAAGCTCGATCTGGATAGGGTTTACCGCGTGATTTCCCACGATTTTGTGGCCGGGCAGTGGGATAAATATCTGGGTTTCAAGCCCTTCGACGTTTATGATACCGGAGATTTATTCCTGGATGCCATCATCCATCAGGTGGAATTGCAGTACGGACCCGAAGATGAAGCCAGGGATTAACTTAACATACTGTAAATTATACGGTTTGACCCCTCAACGGAAATAAGCCTGCCAAAGCTTTACCCTGTCCTCAACCCGCTCTTTTTGCTGCGCGCTGAGCTTTGGCTCCACCATTTCCCTGAATTCGCTGGCTGAGGCGTTTCCGTTTTCCTCCGCCAGAGCGAACCAAAAACACGCCTCCTCATCGTTTTTTTCCACTCCCTCGCCCTGGGCATAGCAAATTCCCAGGTTGCTTTGAGCCATGGCGTAATTTTGCTGAGCTGCCAAGCGATACCATTTCGCCGCCTCAACCATATCTTTTTCCACTCCGCTGCCGTTTTTATAGCAAACCCCCAACATGTTCTGCGCCTTGGCGTAACCGGCTTCGGCGGCCATAATAAACCAACGCACCGCTTCCACTTCGTCTTTTTCGGCGCCACGTCCATTCATGTATGCCACACCCAGACCATACATGGCGCGGGGGTCATCTTCCATCGCTGCCAACAGCCACCAGTGCAAGGCTTTAGACTCATTTTGGGGAACCCCGTCTCCATTGTAATGCTGCAGCCCGGTTTTATATAAATCGCTGTATTTTCCTCTGTCCTCGGGTTGGGGTTTTTCGGTTTGGACAGGAGGTTTGGGAAGCGTTCCAGAATACGTATCTTCTTCCACATATTGACGTTGTGGACTGGGGCGAAGCTTCTCCTCTGGAACAGGTTTAGCGGTGGTGTGCATGCTATCAAGCTCTGGAAGTTTGTGGTCGGCACCGCTTTCCGCAGCCAGGCGATACCATTTTGCCGCTTCACGATGGTCTTGCTCAACCCCGTAACCGTTGTCATAGCAGATGCCCAGGTTATACATGGCGTTGGAATTACCCTGTTCCGCCGCCTGAGTCCACCAATGTGCCGCCTGCTGGAGATTTTGATCCACGCCCTCACCCAGATAATAGCAGAATCCCAGGTTGTTCTGGGCATTCGGATTTCCCTTGCGGGCGGATTCCTGGTACCATCTGAAAGCCTCCACCTTGTTTTGTGGAAGCCCAAATCCATTGTCATAACACCAACCCAAGTTATACTGCGCGTGTTGGTTACCTCTGCGGGCAGCGATTCTCCACCATCTGGCGGCTTCGTCATCGCTTTGGGGCACTCCGTCACCGCGATAATAGCACCAGCCCAGGTTATTTTGGGCGTCTGTGTGTCCCTGTTCCGCAGCCAGGGAATACCATCTCACCGCTTCCCGCAGGTCACGCGTGATGCCTTCTCCGTTGTAATAACTCCAACCCAGACGATATTGAGAATCCGCGTCCCCATTCAGAGCTGCACGCAGCAAATCGGGGCTGTATTGCACATTGGCGCTCAAAACCGCCGCCAAAATGCCCAGCACC
This window contains:
- a CDS encoding bifunctional metallophosphatase/5'-nucleotidase, producing the protein MKFNKAFSLLLVLAFFRVLSALPLSIFYTGDSHGVFEPKLGQDGLKYGGYPVLEEVLNRERAKVGRSLYLDSGDQQTGSIFASLVDDGVHGGAVIDVFNRLGLEASVFGNHEFDFSYGNTKDLAKRAEYPFVCTNLIDKPTGKPLGGVPFTILETGGLRVGVFGITLELLPEKVKAENVSSLRILPPVDAINMYLDEVERKSDLIVVLSHQGFEADSLMAQSLDHRVDIIIGGHDHIWSQEPIMVNGKWLLYSGSHLNWLGHAELEVENRRVVSLKNRLIPLVSERDEFKSPLNDFIAEKMETIQKQMSRVVGNIPLAWTPDKYRSTELSRWMAQALKAEYQNIYKPELAIINNGGLRKSLPAGPITLRDLNELIPFNNTVTVFSLKGSDLLILDEINMLHAISKPHDICEIAGWEKIAHPQKEAGEFEYLVNGEKLDLDRVYRVISHDFVAGQWDKYLGFKPFDVYDTGDLFLDAIIHQVELQYGPEDEARD
- a CDS encoding SEL1-like repeat protein: MLKQGFFPKAVALAVLGILAAVLSANVQYSPDLLRAALNGDADSQYRLGWSYYNGEGITRDLREAVRWYSLAAEQGHTDAQNNLGWCYYRGDGVPQSDDEAARWWRIAARRGNQHAQYNLGWCYDNGFGLPQNKVEAFRWYQESARKGNPNAQNNLGFCYYLGEGVDQNLQQAAHWWTQAAEQGNSNAMYNLGICYDNGYGVEQDHREAAKWYRLAAESGADHKLPELDSMHTTAKPVPEEKLRPSPQRQYVEEDTYSGTLPKPPVQTEKPQPEDRGKYSDLYKTGLQHYNGDGVPQNESKALHWWLLAAMEDDPRAMYGLGVAYMNGRGAEKDEVEAVRWFIMAAEAGYAKAQNMLGVCYKNGSGVEKDMVEAAKWYRLAAQQNYAMAQSNLGICYAQGEGVEKNDEEACFWFALAEENGNASASEFREMVEPKLSAQQKERVEDRVKLWQAYFR